A single genomic interval of Camelina sativa cultivar DH55 chromosome 11, Cs, whole genome shotgun sequence harbors:
- the LOC104728292 gene encoding uncharacterized protein LOC104728292, which yields MLQRKYNWDSGITEVVKENFIRVAKRRIKGIVSQAKKSGEHPIWIGPTLWVEMMEHWNTPESIEKSTNASQSRNSDRGGLGVRKHLSGQKSYLQVQLDLEDKLARPVSLVEVFMATHTRADGTFVDAKAKQVAEDYEKNLEETLNQLDADDLHGSDHSPENLLNGPSPFKIKMTYFSRLISTVTDDKGKPFGLGQLAETINKGKRRKCYSTASSPSILELQDQLEAARVKLVKVDEENARRDEEQRLAQSRITSLEMVVSYLKNTYHGFSDFMANATTPPHQQQATAANATVDRPAEGPANGPANGPNTSPLSNTSSTFPLP from the exons CGGAAGTACAACTGGGACAGTGGGATTACTGAGGTGGTGAAAGAAAACTTCATAAGGGTCGCCAAAAGAAGGATCAAAGGAATTGTGAGCCAAGCAAAGAAAAGTGGTGAGCATCCAATTTGGATTGGGCCAACACTTTGGGTCGAAATGATGGAGCACTGGAACACTCCCGAGTCTATTGAAAAGAGCACTAATGCTTCCCAGTCCAGAAATTCTGATCGTGGCGGGCTTGGCGTCCGTAAACACTTATCCGGACAGAAATCGTACTTGCAAGTACAACTAGACTTG GAGGATAAATTGGCTCGCCCTGTATCACTTGTTGAAGTTTTTATGGCAACTCATACAAGGGCAGATGGAACTTTTGTTGATGCAAAGGCTAAACAAGTAGCTGAAGATTATGAGAAGAACTTAGAAGAGACATTGAATCAGCTTGATGCCGATGATCTTCATGGTTCAGACCATTCACCTGAAAATCTACTCAACGGACCCTCACCATTCAAGATAAAGATGACATATTTCTCAAG ACTTATT aGTACTGTCACAGATGACAAGGGAAAACCCTTTGGACTTGGCCAACTAGCTGAGACGATCAACAaagggaagagaagaaaatgttATTCAACCGCTTCTTCACCGTCAATCTTAGAGTTGCAAGACCAACTTGAAGCTGCTCGTGTTAAGCTCGTAAaagttgatgaagaaaatgCTAGGCGTGATGAGGAGCAACGCCTCGCTCAAAGTCGTATAACAAGCTTGGAGATGGTAGTCTCCTACTTAAAAAACACTTACCATGGGTTCAGCGACTTTATGGCTAATGCGACAACACCACCTCATCAACAACAAGCCACAGCAGCTAACGCAACTGTCGACAGACCAGCAGAGGGACCAGCGAACGGACCAGCCAACGGACCAAACACTTCACCATTGTCCAACACTTCGTCAACCTTTCCTTTGCCTTAG